In Ignavibacteriota bacterium, the following proteins share a genomic window:
- a CDS encoding cupin domain-containing protein, whose translation MRVEKVTLAEKFALFTTHWDPKIVGALNGQHVKLVKFQGPFVWHHHDAEDELFLVVRGSFTMHFRDGSVELREGELIIVPRGVEHCPDAKEEVQVLLFEPASTVNTGSTPGEKTVNEPEWI comes from the coding sequence ATGAGGGTGGAGAAGGTCACGCTTGCAGAGAAGTTCGCTCTGTTCACGACGCACTGGGATCCGAAGATCGTCGGCGCGTTGAACGGTCAGCACGTGAAACTCGTGAAGTTCCAGGGGCCGTTCGTCTGGCATCATCATGATGCGGAGGACGAACTGTTCCTTGTGGTACGCGGGAGCTTCACGATGCATTTCCGTGACGGTTCGGTGGAGCTGCGGGAAGGGGAGTTGATCATCGTCCCCCGTGGCGTGGAGCATTGTCCGGACGCGAAAGAAGAAGTACAGGTGCTGCTGTTCGAGCCGGCGTCCACGGTGAACACCGGGAGCACGCCGGGGGAGAAGACGGTGAACGAACCGGAGTGGATCTGA
- a CDS encoding carboxypeptidase regulatory-like domain-containing protein gives MNKILLTILLLAILPGLAGSGDKGVLRGSVRSMETRELLEQTAIVFFHMADTVRERTVISHSGLFVVLDMPPGTYRARVAHEGYHAFMSPVFHVKADSALSLNFFLKPFVVTGDTLGTVRIGKPGVDYKMKIVRPESGTYR, from the coding sequence ATGAACAAGATCCTGCTGACTATTCTTCTGCTGGCCATCCTTCCCGGTCTCGCCGGTTCAGGTGATAAGGGCGTATTGCGGGGTTCGGTGCGGAGCATGGAGACGCGTGAGTTGCTGGAGCAAACCGCCATTGTGTTCTTTCACATGGCGGATACCGTGCGCGAAAGAACCGTGATCTCACATTCGGGGCTGTTCGTGGTCCTCGATATGCCCCCGGGAACGTACCGCGCCCGCGTCGCGCACGAAGGATACCATGCGTTCATGAGTCCGGTGTTCCATGTGAAGGCCGACAGTGCCCTGAGTCTGAACTTCTTCCTCAAGCCATTCGTCGTGACGGGCGATACCCTCGGGACCGTGCGCATCGGCAAACCGGGGGTCGACTACAAGATGAAGATCGTCAGACCTGAATCCGGGACGTACAGGTAG
- a CDS encoding AAA family ATPase, which yields MRKDERNILEIEQRLLSSRITKPGTESVDSPGEPPKTSRLIGIPGRLQAILERKGQAILYGPPGTGKTHWARSAAIDLASLRAFSRTFSELTKPEKAEVTGENSAAGLVRSCTFHPNYGYEDFLEGFRPAANSSGQLIFHPKDGIFKRLCGDARTRSDRTYILLIDEINRGDIPRIFGELLTLLESDKRGLTVSLPVSGEDFSVPPNVYVIGTMNTADRSIALLDTALRRRFGFVELMPDMTVFGGASVDGKIPLGPWLSALNDRIRGELGRDGRNLQIGHAYLLEGKKPVTDLSRFVRILSEDIIPLIEEYCYEDYDALSKIIGGKLVDAEKQRIREELFIPAHRDELVQALLEPTPDISTGSEAAVAVAAPEDAEDGEPIDGKK from the coding sequence TTGAGAAAGGATGAACGCAACATCCTTGAGATCGAACAGAGATTGTTATCCTCACGTATAACTAAGCCTGGCACCGAATCCGTTGACTCGCCTGGAGAACCTCCCAAGACCAGTCGGCTGATTGGCATCCCTGGAAGATTGCAGGCGATTCTTGAACGGAAAGGGCAGGCGATACTGTACGGTCCACCGGGGACGGGGAAAACCCATTGGGCCCGATCCGCCGCGATTGATCTTGCAAGTCTTCGTGCTTTCAGCAGAACCTTTTCAGAACTCACCAAGCCGGAGAAAGCTGAAGTTACTGGAGAGAATTCCGCAGCCGGACTTGTTCGTTCGTGCACATTCCATCCGAATTACGGATACGAGGATTTCCTGGAAGGATTCCGTCCGGCGGCAAATTCCTCTGGCCAACTCATCTTCCATCCGAAGGATGGGATATTCAAACGCCTATGTGGTGACGCCCGGACAAGGTCTGATCGAACCTACATTCTGCTCATCGACGAGATCAATCGAGGTGACATTCCCCGGATCTTCGGTGAGTTGTTGACCCTGCTGGAATCTGACAAGCGTGGACTCACCGTCAGTCTTCCTGTTTCCGGAGAGGACTTCTCGGTTCCCCCGAATGTCTATGTGATCGGAACCATGAACACGGCAGATCGATCGATAGCTTTGCTCGATACAGCATTGCGCCGGCGTTTCGGTTTCGTTGAGCTCATGCCAGATATGACGGTGTTCGGCGGTGCATCAGTGGACGGGAAAATACCTTTGGGACCATGGCTGAGCGCCCTCAACGATCGGATCCGCGGGGAGCTGGGACGGGATGGACGGAATCTCCAGATCGGCCACGCATACCTCCTTGAAGGGAAGAAGCCCGTTACGGACCTTTCGAGATTTGTCCGTATCCTTTCTGAGGATATCATCCCGCTGATCGAGGAATACTGCTATGAAGATTATGATGCTCTTTCCAAGATCATCGGAGGAAAACTCGTTGACGCGGAGAAACAGCGCATCAGAGAAGAACTGTTTATCCCCGCGCATCGCGATGAACTCGTGCAAGCCCTGCTCGAGCCAACTCCAGACATCTCAACCGGTTCTGAGGCGGCTGTGGCAGTCGCGGCTCCAGAAGATGCAGAAGATGGAGAGCCGATAGACGGAAAGAAGTGA
- a CDS encoding isoprenylcysteine carboxylmethyltransferase family protein, whose product MRDTYELLKESGRIRDGNRPAFIIVFFAMGGLWASWFLLCPEDPNHLGLPVVVKMSGQLIAILGTLLAVGALIQLRGLEGIDHLVTRGLFKRLRHPMYLGFILWIIGWSLAHDAATGLLLGVPALASILWWRHLEDRRLGTQFGDAYREYKQSTWF is encoded by the coding sequence GTGCGAGACACGTATGAACTGTTGAAGGAGTCGGGCAGGATCAGGGACGGAAATAGGCCGGCGTTCATCATCGTGTTCTTTGCCATGGGCGGTCTCTGGGCATCATGGTTCCTCCTCTGTCCTGAGGACCCGAACCATCTCGGTCTGCCCGTCGTGGTGAAAATGTCCGGACAACTCATTGCCATTCTCGGAACATTGCTTGCGGTTGGCGCACTCATCCAGTTGCGTGGCCTCGAAGGCATCGATCACCTGGTCACACGCGGACTGTTCAAGCGGCTCCGGCATCCGATGTATCTCGGATTCATCCTGTGGATCATTGGTTGGAGTCTCGCCCATGATGCGGCGACGGGGCTTCTGCTCGGGGTGCCGGCCCTGGCGAGCATCCTGTGGTGGCGACATCTGGAGGACCGGCGACTGGGAACGCAGTTCGGTGATGCGTACCGGGAGTACAAGCAGAGCACCTGGTTCTGA
- a CDS encoding DUF4256 domain-containing protein, giving the protein MPRKALPADRRDSVIDVLRIRFEKNMSRHKAINWAAVQARLEANKERLWSLHEMEQSGGEPDVVGLDAKTGEFIFYDCSAESPAGRRSLCYDREALQSRKENKPANNAMDVAAAMGIEILTEEQYRELQKLGAFDLKTSSWIRTPPAIRKLGGALFCDRRYDTVFLYHNGAESYYAARGFRGMLKV; this is encoded by the coding sequence ATGCCCAGGAAAGCTCTGCCCGCAGACCGACGCGATTCCGTGATTGACGTGCTGAGGATCCGCTTCGAAAAGAACATGTCCCGTCATAAAGCTATCAATTGGGCCGCTGTCCAGGCCCGGCTCGAGGCCAACAAGGAACGGCTCTGGTCGCTCCATGAAATGGAACAGAGCGGCGGCGAACCTGATGTCGTGGGGTTGGACGCGAAGACGGGCGAGTTCATCTTCTATGATTGTTCAGCGGAGAGCCCGGCAGGCCGCCGCAGCCTGTGCTACGACCGCGAAGCGCTGCAGTCGAGGAAGGAGAACAAGCCGGCGAACAATGCCATGGATGTGGCCGCCGCCATGGGCATCGAGATCCTGACGGAAGAGCAGTACCGCGAACTCCAGAAGCTCGGCGCCTTCGACCTGAAGACCTCAAGCTGGATCCGCACGCCTCCCGCGATCCGGAAACTCGGTGGCGCGCTCTTCTGCGACCGCCGGTACGATACGGTCTTCCTCTATCATAACGGGGCCGAATCCTACTACGCGGCACGCGGGTTCCGGGGCATGCTCAAGGTGTAG
- a CDS encoding TonB family protein yields MVSRLNYRSMFLGLLHAILIMWAVPVVSQTPDFVPVKIEPRMIEKAKLEFPESAAGSLVTGRIWVKILVGRDGVPVKTDIIKREPDIAYMFDDVSRQWAMACRFSPAIDSSGNPVAVWVSVPLNYKIEGFQPPAVTRIAVPDYPEEAREMGMEGWVGVAVLLGEAGSALNGKTVIVAREPSTTKVFDAAAIAAVRASEYRPAENSGRRSEAWCFVKIVFKIPQK; encoded by the coding sequence ATGGTTTCACGTCTCAACTATAGATCAATGTTTCTTGGCCTGTTGCATGCCATCCTCATCATGTGGGCGGTACCGGTCGTGTCTCAGACGCCCGACTTTGTACCGGTCAAGATCGAGCCCAGAATGATCGAGAAGGCGAAGCTCGAATTCCCCGAGTCCGCTGCCGGTTCTCTTGTGACGGGGAGGATCTGGGTGAAGATCCTCGTGGGTAGAGACGGCGTACCGGTTAAAACGGACATCATCAAACGTGAACCTGACATTGCCTATATGTTCGACGACGTATCACGCCAATGGGCTATGGCATGTCGATTTTCGCCGGCGATCGACAGCAGCGGCAACCCGGTGGCGGTGTGGGTGTCGGTTCCACTGAACTACAAGATCGAGGGCTTTCAGCCACCTGCGGTGACCCGCATTGCTGTACCGGACTATCCTGAGGAAGCCCGTGAGATGGGTATGGAAGGGTGGGTTGGGGTTGCCGTACTCCTCGGTGAAGCGGGGAGCGCACTGAACGGCAAGACCGTGATCGTAGCCCGGGAGCCCTCCACAACGAAGGTCTTCGATGCTGCCGCGATCGCTGCGGTCCGTGCCTCAGAATACCGGCCGGCGGAGAACTCCGGCCGGCGGAGTGAAGCATGGTGCTTCGTGAAGATCGTTTTCAAGATCCCGCAAAAGTAA
- a CDS encoding T9SS type A sorting domain-containing protein, with protein MHSADVHMLSGWRRSFLVMVCALLAVPLSAQTNSNSAYDATKGNIRVVHDAALDVAPRVTIEAWVRPSPPLQPFSAVIDMDHPWGFGFGVTAIAGRTDSVDATVILAGNAITGPRLASNDTVWTHLAVTIDTLLHQLVFYINGVATVPLVDARVRFPNTTQDLRIGRSTLGEVYRGMCDEVRVWNVVRTAPEIASLWDHEAKGNESGLVAVYHFEDVRDTVAWNRAAGGGLHGIFTGSGLIVAEPRPDAFIDEQESNGCYATATPVGYGSYLKNAAIAPADTDCFKIWTRAGDTFRIQSAARNAGESADLMISIYSVDSVMHITSYLGGYPGLWSSASVTGYRFIRVINRGTADAAYTLNTTRRNEVFVADEYEPNQTPMQAMARPWGVTSYGTIFPGCDAGVAPRDSDYYAYTAKAGEIGVFVYSLQGVGTGSGYARLNDGSVDLTNTFPSRNLNYRFPTDGTCYLKIVPNEAAYRYYFGGFKALADIHDMLYDMVTTGAGATLRSGTSSAYINAYVLLINGSLFEGTPDYASTEADGRQIVFGPATVSGLTVTRKFFVPTAAQGDTLGYLRVQDVFTNATAAPITVTARVSGRLGGNPVKIIGSSSGDTLFTVADTWLWTDDVYPSSAIPHLVHIMDGMGGRDRVDSVSFAGSDLSWEWRDITVQPGETKIYLYYLTQDLTPEVAATKGPAFSVASLPAAAKLGLGGDGAHVMNWPTDLLVSVEEERPVPRVYALEQNYPNPFNPVTVLRYQLAEAGHVRLVVYDLLGREVAVLVDEARMAGEHVARFDGSGCASGVYFCRMQVHGLDPAEGAMRPSDSVPGREVREGAANFVATKAMMLLR; from the coding sequence ATGCACTCTGCAGATGTGCACATGCTCTCCGGATGGCGCAGATCGTTCCTCGTGATGGTGTGCGCTCTCCTCGCCGTTCCCTTGTCCGCCCAGACCAACTCCAACTCAGCATATGATGCCACGAAAGGAAACATCCGGGTCGTCCACGATGCTGCCCTCGATGTTGCACCGCGTGTCACCATCGAGGCCTGGGTGAGGCCGTCTCCCCCTTTGCAGCCGTTCAGTGCCGTCATCGATATGGATCATCCGTGGGGATTCGGCTTTGGCGTGACAGCGATCGCGGGCCGGACCGACAGTGTCGATGCGACCGTCATCCTTGCTGGAAATGCGATCACGGGTCCGCGCCTCGCATCGAATGACACCGTCTGGACCCATCTGGCCGTGACCATCGACACGTTGCTCCATCAGCTTGTCTTCTATATCAACGGTGTTGCGACGGTCCCCCTTGTCGATGCCCGCGTGCGGTTCCCGAACACCACACAGGATCTGCGCATCGGGAGGAGCACATTGGGTGAAGTATACCGGGGGATGTGCGATGAGGTACGCGTCTGGAATGTGGTCCGGACCGCGCCCGAGATCGCCTCGTTGTGGGATCATGAAGCAAAAGGGAACGAGTCCGGCCTCGTTGCCGTGTATCACTTCGAAGATGTGCGCGACACCGTGGCGTGGAACCGTGCTGCAGGCGGTGGGTTGCATGGCATCTTCACCGGTAGCGGACTCATCGTTGCGGAGCCGCGTCCCGATGCGTTCATCGACGAGCAGGAAAGCAACGGATGCTATGCCACCGCAACGCCGGTCGGCTATGGGAGTTACCTGAAGAATGCCGCGATCGCGCCGGCGGACACGGACTGCTTCAAGATCTGGACGCGTGCTGGCGATACATTCAGGATCCAGAGCGCGGCGCGCAATGCCGGCGAGTCTGCGGACCTGATGATCAGCATCTACAGCGTTGATAGCGTCATGCACATCACCTCGTACCTGGGCGGATACCCTGGCCTGTGGTCGTCCGCAAGCGTCACGGGATACCGCTTCATCAGGGTCATCAACCGCGGGACTGCCGACGCTGCATACACACTGAACACCACGCGCCGGAATGAAGTGTTCGTGGCGGACGAATACGAGCCGAACCAGACGCCCATGCAGGCGATGGCGCGGCCGTGGGGTGTCACATCGTACGGCACGATCTTTCCGGGTTGCGATGCGGGCGTTGCCCCACGCGACTCCGACTATTACGCGTATACGGCGAAGGCGGGAGAGATCGGGGTCTTCGTCTATTCGCTTCAGGGCGTGGGCACCGGAAGTGGATACGCGAGGCTCAATGATGGGTCTGTGGATCTCACGAACACATTCCCAAGCCGGAATCTGAACTACAGGTTTCCGACGGACGGCACCTGTTATCTGAAGATCGTGCCCAATGAAGCGGCGTACCGCTACTACTTCGGCGGGTTCAAGGCCCTTGCCGACATCCACGACATGCTCTATGATATGGTTACCACGGGTGCCGGAGCAACGCTGCGGTCCGGGACCAGCTCTGCGTACATCAACGCGTATGTGCTCCTGATCAACGGCTCGCTATTCGAAGGTACACCCGACTATGCTTCAACGGAGGCGGACGGGAGGCAGATCGTGTTCGGGCCGGCAACGGTGAGCGGTCTCACCGTCACGCGGAAATTCTTCGTGCCGACCGCGGCGCAGGGCGACACGCTCGGGTACCTGCGGGTGCAGGATGTGTTCACGAACGCCACCGCGGCGCCGATCACGGTGACGGCGCGTGTGAGCGGGCGGCTTGGAGGGAACCCTGTCAAGATCATCGGATCGTCCAGCGGTGACACGTTGTTCACGGTGGCGGACACCTGGCTCTGGACCGATGATGTGTATCCTTCTTCGGCGATCCCGCACCTGGTGCACATCATGGATGGGATGGGCGGGAGGGACCGGGTGGATTCGGTATCGTTCGCCGGTAGTGATCTCTCCTGGGAGTGGCGGGACATCACCGTGCAGCCCGGGGAAACGAAGATCTATCTGTATTACCTTACACAGGACCTGACCCCCGAGGTTGCTGCGACAAAAGGTCCGGCGTTCTCCGTGGCATCGTTGCCGGCGGCTGCGAAGCTCGGGTTGGGCGGGGACGGTGCGCATGTCATGAACTGGCCGACCGATCTGCTCGTCTCCGTGGAGGAGGAGCGGCCTGTGCCGCGGGTGTATGCATTGGAGCAGAACTATCCGAATCCGTTCAACCCTGTGACCGTGCTGCGCTATCAGCTGGCGGAGGCCGGGCATGTGCGGCTCGTGGTGTACGATCTGCTCGGGCGGGAGGTGGCCGTGCTTGTGGATGAGGCAAGGATGGCGGGGGAACATGTGGCGCGGTTCGATGGATCGGGGTGTGCGAGCGGGGTGTACTTCTGCCGCATGCAGGTCCACGGTTTGGATCCCGCGGAAGGCGCGATGCGTCCTTCGGACTCCGTGCCCGGGCGCGAGGTCAGAGAGGGAGCCGCGAATTTTGTGGCGACGAAAGCCATGATGCTTCTAAGGTGA
- a CDS encoding EFR1 family ferrodoxin (N-terminal region resembles flavodoxins. C-terminal ferrodoxin region binds two 4Fe-4S clusters.), which yields MVTGKTYSSLIVYYFSGTGNARNVAAWLCAVAATKHMPCRMVNIADVDRRKIEAPEPDALVAFVSPVHGFNYPPIMVHVLYHFPKGKNDVLLLNTRAGMKIGNVVTPGLSGATFFLASLLLMVKGYAINAWYPINLPSNWMSLHPALNKRTVDFLYAKYRPKVEALAARALEGGKNYKGLMEIVQDLAIAPISLGYYFVGRFFFAKSFYASRACDDCGVCIKGCPVQAIKEIDGRPFWTFSCESCMKCMSTCPKKAIETAHGFIGAQLVLFYAVLVGILYALVPAGVGVAHDTVAGFIAETLLMLGSLGILYYLLHRLLRIPVIERVIVFTSLTSYRFWGGKYRAPRS from the coding sequence ATGGTGACAGGCAAAACATACTCTTCACTGATCGTGTACTACTTCTCCGGAACGGGGAATGCCCGCAACGTTGCTGCATGGCTCTGTGCGGTGGCCGCAACGAAGCACATGCCCTGCCGGATGGTCAACATTGCGGATGTGGACCGGCGGAAGATCGAAGCGCCGGAACCGGACGCGCTCGTGGCCTTCGTCTCCCCTGTGCACGGTTTCAACTACCCGCCCATCATGGTCCACGTTCTGTACCACTTCCCGAAGGGGAAGAACGACGTCCTCCTGCTGAACACGCGCGCCGGGATGAAGATCGGGAACGTCGTGACGCCGGGGTTGAGCGGTGCGACCTTCTTCCTGGCATCGCTGCTGCTGATGGTGAAAGGGTATGCCATCAATGCGTGGTATCCCATCAACCTTCCATCCAATTGGATGTCCCTGCACCCAGCGCTCAACAAGCGGACCGTGGACTTCCTGTATGCGAAATACAGGCCGAAGGTTGAGGCACTTGCGGCGCGTGCGCTCGAGGGAGGAAAGAATTACAAGGGACTCATGGAGATCGTGCAGGACCTTGCCATCGCACCGATCTCGCTCGGGTACTATTTCGTCGGACGGTTCTTCTTTGCCAAGTCGTTCTATGCCTCCCGGGCGTGCGACGACTGCGGTGTGTGCATCAAGGGATGTCCCGTGCAGGCCATCAAGGAGATCGATGGCCGTCCATTCTGGACCTTCAGTTGTGAAAGCTGCATGAAGTGCATGAGCACATGTCCGAAGAAGGCGATCGAGACGGCACACGGATTCATCGGGGCCCAGCTGGTTCTGTTCTACGCGGTCCTTGTGGGAATCCTGTACGCGCTCGTGCCGGCGGGTGTAGGCGTTGCGCATGATACCGTTGCGGGGTTCATCGCCGAGACCCTCCTGATGCTGGGTTCGCTCGGGATCCTCTACTACCTGCTGCACCGTCTCCTGCGGATACCGGTCATAGAGAGGGTGATCGTGTTCACCTCTCTGACGTCCTACAGGTTCTGGGGCGGCAAGTACCGTGCCCCGCGGTCGTAA